The segment TCACGCGCCAGCTCTTCGCTCACGCCATCCATTTCGTACAGCATCTTGCCCGGCTGAATTTCAGCCACGTAGTATTCCGGGTTGCCCTTACCGTTACCCATACGAACTTCGGCAGGCTTCTTCGAGATCGGCTTGTCCGGGAAAATCCGGATCCAGATGCGGCCGCCACGCTTGATGTGACGGGTCATCGCACGACGTGCCGACTCGATCTGACGAGCGGTCAGGCGACCACGGCCCATTGCCTTCAGGCCGAATTCGCCGAAAGACACGGCGTTACCACGGGTAGCCTTACCCGTGTTGCGGCCCTTCTGCTCCTTGCGATACTTCCTACGCTTCGGTTGCAGCATTGTTATTCTCCACTCTTCGCATCTGCGCCAGGCGCAGCACGACGACCAGCACCGGCACCACCGCGGCGGTTGCCAGCCGGACGGCCTTCACCTTCGCGGCGACGGCCTTCCGGACGACCCGGGCGACGACGACGGTCTTCTTGCGGCTCTTCAACCACGGGCGCATCGTTGCGGCCCAGGTGATCACCCTTGTAGACCCACACCTTGACACCGATGATGCCGTAGGTGGTTTCGGCTTCGGAGAAGCCGTAGTCGATGTCGGCGCGCAGGGTGTGCAGGGGCACACGGCCTTCGCGGTACCACTCGGTACGTGCGATTTCGATACCGTTCAGACGACCCGAGCTCATGATCTTGATGCCTTGGGCACCCAGACGCATCGCGTTCTGCATCGCGCGCTTCATGGCGCGACGGAACATGATGCGGCGCTCGAGCTGCTGCGTGATCGAATCGGCGATCAGCTGCGCATCGGTTTCCGGCTTGCGGATTTCCTCGATGTTCACGTGCACGGGCACACCCATGCGACGTTGCAGCTCGGCCTTCAGCAGTTCGATGTCCTCACCCTTCTTGCCGATCACCACGCCCGGACGCGAGCTGTAAATGGTGATACGTGCATTACGGGCAGGACGCTCGATCACGACGCGGCCAACCGATGCGTTCTTGAGCTTCTTCTTCAGGAACTCGCGAACTTCGATGTCTTCTTTCAGCATGCCGGCGAACTTCGTGTTGTTGGCGTACCAACGCGAAGCCCAGTTACGGCTGACGGCCAGACGGAAGCCAGTCGGATGAATCTTCTGTCCCATCGTGACTCCTTAGTTGCCGAGCGTCACAGTGATGTGACAGGTTTGTTTCTCGATGCGGTTGCCGCGGCCCTTCGCCCGTGCGGTGAAGCGCTTGAGCGAGGTTGCCTTGTCGACGAAGATCGATTTGACCTTCAGCTCGTCGATGTCGGCGCCTTCGTTGTGCTCAGCGTTGGCGATGGCCGATTCGACCACCTTCTTCACGATCCCGGCGGCCTTCTTCGGGCTGAAAGCCAGGATGTTGAGCGCACGCTCGATCGGCAGACCACGGATCTGGTCAGCGACCAGACGCGTCTTCTGGGCGGAGATGCGGGCACCGCGATGAATCGCTTTCACTTCCATGATGGCACCTTACCTCTTCGCTTTCTTGTCAGCCGCGTGGCCCTTGAACGTGCGAGTGATCGCAAATTCGCCGAGCTTGTGGCCAACCATGTTTTCCGTCACGTACACCGGCACGTGTTGACGGCCGTTGTGCACGGCGATCGTCAGGCCGATGAAGTCCGGCAGAATGGTCGAACGACGCGACCATGTCTTGATGGGCTTCTTGTCCTTGCCGCCAACGGCCGCTTCCACCTTCTTCAGCAGGTGGCCGTCGCAGAACGGACCCTTTTTTGCGGAACGAGTCATATCTTTAGCTCCTACCTACCGATTAGCGCTTGTGGCGGCGCTGGACGATCATGCTGTCCGTGCGCTTGTTGCTGCGGGTACGGTAACCCTTAGCAGGGGTACCCCACGGCGACACAGGATCGCGACCAGCAGCAGTCTTGCCTTCACCACCACCATGCGGGTGGTCGACCGGGTTCATCACCACGCCGCGAACGGTCGGGCGAATACCGCGCCAGCGAGTTGCACCGGCCTTGCCGATGACGCGCAGGCTGTGCTCTTCGTTGCCCACTTCACCGATGGTGGCGCGGCATTCGATATGCACGCGACGCACTTCACCGGAGCGCAGACGAACCTGAGCGTACAGGCCTTCGCGGGCCAGCAGCACGGCGGAACCACCAGCAGCACGCGCAACTTGCGCGCCCTTGCCAGGCAGGATTTCCACGTTGTTGATCGTGGTACCAACCGGGATGTTGCGGATCGGCAGGTTGTTACCAGCCTTGATCGGCGCTTCCGAGCCGTTCATCAGGGCTTGGCCGGCCACCATGCCCTTCGTGGCGATGATGTAGCGGCGCTCGCCGTCGGCGAACAGCACCAGCGCGATGTTCGCGCTGCGGTTCGGATCGTATTCCAGGCGCTCGACCTTGGCGGCGATGCCGTCCTTGTCGTTGCGCTTGAAGTCGACCACGCGGTAGTGGTGCTTATGACCACCGCCCTTGTGGCGGGTGGTGATATGACCATTGTTGTTACGACCCGACTTCTGGAATTGCTTTTCCAGCAGCGGAGCGTGCGGGGCGCCCTTGTGAAGGTCCTTGTTGACCACCTTCACCATCGAGCGACGACCCGGGGAAGTCGGCTTGGTCTTGACGAGTGCCATGATTACTTGGCCTCCGCTTCAAAATTGATTTCCTGACCCGGCTTCAGCGACACGTAAGCTTTCTTCACGTGGTTGCGACGGCCCATGAAGCGGCCAAAGCGCTTTTGCTTGCCCTTCTGGTTCAGGATCTGAACGGACTGCACCTCGACCTTGAACAGCAGTTCGACTGCGGCCTTCACTTCTGCCTTGTTGGCATCGCGAGCCACTTCGAACACGACTTGTTCATTCTTGTCGGCTACCAGGGTTGCCTTTTCGGAAACCACCGGCGCGAGCAGCACCTGCATCAAACGATGATCGTTCTTGGCTACTTGCGTCATTTCAGCAACTCCTCGATCTGCGCGACAGCCGCCTTCGTCACCAGCACCTTCTTGTAGTGCACGAGCGACAGCGGATCAGCATGACGCGGCTCCACGACTGCCACGTTCGGCAGGTTGCGCGAAGCCAGGTAGAGGTTCTCGTCGAGGTTGTCGGTGATGATCAGCACCGAGTCCAGGCCCATGGCCTTGAACTTGTCGGCCAAGAGCTTGGTCTTGGGCGCGTCGACAGCGAAACCGTCCACCACGTTGATACGACCTTCACGTGCGAGCTGCGAGTAAATCGAGCGCATACCAGCACGGAACATCTTCTTGTTGACCTTCTGGCTGAAGTTCTCTTCCGGCGAATTCGGGAAGATACGGCCACCGCCACGCCACAGGGGCGAGGACGACATACCGGCACGAGCACGGCCCGTACCCTTCTGGCGCCACGGCTTCTTGGTCGTGTGCTTGACCTCTTCACGATCCTTCTGCTTACGGTTACCGCTACGCGCGTTGGCCTGGTAAGCGACGACGATCTGGTGAACGAGGGCTTCGTTGTAGTCACGGCCGAACACTTCGGCAGACGCGGCAACGCCGGCGCCGATTTGACCGTTGTCCTGGAGGAGCTTGAGTTCCATTACATGCGCTCCTTAAGCTTTGGCCTTGACGGCCGGGGTCACGATGACCTTGCCGCCCTTGGAACCGGGGATGGCGCCCTTGACCAGCAGCAGCTTGCGCTCTGCGTCGATCTTGGCGATCTCGAGGTTTTGCACGGTGCGGGTAGCGTCACCCAGGTGACCCGTCATGCGCTTGCCCGGGAACACGCGGCCCGGATCCTGTGCCATACCGATGGAACCCGGAACGTTGTGCGAACGCGAGTTACCGTGGGTGGCACGACCCGATGCGAAGTGGTGGCGCTTGATGGTACCGGCGTAGCCCTTACCGATGCTCACGCCCTGCACGTCGATCTTCTGGCCAACCTGGAACAGGTCGACGGAGAGCGAGCTGCCAGCTTGCAGCTCGGCAGCCTTGGCTGCATCGATGCGGAATTCTTTGATGACTTCGCCAGCTTCCACACCGGCTTTGGCGAGGTGACCCGCCAGCGGCTTGGTAACGCGGCTTGCGCGTCGGCTGCCAAAGGTGACTTGAACGGCGGTGTAACCGTCGGTCTCGTCCGTCTTGATTTGCGTCACGCGGTTGTCGCCGACCTCGACCACGGTAACGGGAATCGAATCACCGTCGTCCGTGAAAATACGGGTCATGCCAACCTTGCGACCTACAAGGCCAAGGCTCATGGTTTGCTCCATTCCCAGCTGCGATTGGCCGGGGCTGATTGATACACGAAAACTGTGTGAGTGCGGGTTGCGCGAAAGAAATTGCGCACGACCAAAACGGTCCCCGCTACCCGGAGAAACGGGTAGCCTTACACTATAACGCAGGAGCTTGGAAAGGGCAAGTTCAATTGCCGAATCCCGCGCAGGACCACGTCTGTAGCGGCAGAATTCGGCGAAATTGCGGCGTAAAGCCAACTCGTGGCGGCGCGATGGCCGCCGAAGTGTGCATTTCAGGCGGCCACGCGGACGAAATCGCCCCCGTAGAACACCAGCGGATCACCATCGGAGGCTGCAAAATCCTCTACCGCACCGACGATCAGCAGGTGATCGCCGAGCGGGTCGGCGCGCTCGACACGGCACGAAAGCGTCGCGAGCGCCTCGTCAAGATATGGCACGCCACGCGGACAGCGCCAGTGCGGCACACCGGCGAACTTGTCGGGCTGGGGTCTGGCGAATCGACGCGCCAGTTCGTCGTGCCCGGCCCGGAGGATGCTCACGCCGAACGCCTCTCCTGACTGAAACAGTGCCGCATTGGGCGAATGGCGCGCCAGGCTCCAAACGATCAGCGGCGGATCCAGCGACAGCGAGGCGAACGAGTTCACGGTCAGCCCCACCGGCCGGCCTTGTGGGGCGCACGCACCAATGATCGCCACGCCCGTCGCGAACCGTCCGCAGACCCTTCGCAGGGCGCGGGGATCGGGCGCGCCCGCCGGCGTGCTTGCGACTATCTTGGTCGAGTCCATGTCACGCTGCCTTGGCCAGTTGCTGGTCGATCAACTGCTGACATGCCAACGGATCGGACCACCACGGGAAGAAATCCGGTGGATTGTCGAATCCGTTGGCAATGCGCGCGGCCAAAGCCGGCGACTGGCCCGCGGCGCCCAAGAGGCCGAGGATATGAGGCGGCGGCGGGGTCAGCAGCGAGTTGGTCCAGTTGACCACATCGCCCGCATACGCCCAGTACCGCTCGAACGTCTGGTTCATCCAGTCCGCGTCATAGGGAAGGCCGTCCCGCGCGAGGATGGCATCCAGATAGACCTTGCAGCACTTGGCGGCGTTATTCGAACCCTGACCAGTGATGGGATCGTTGACGACCACGGCGTCGGCCATGCCGAACACCAGTCGACCGGAAGGCAAGGTCAGTACCGGCTTGCGCACCGTCGGCGCGAAGCGGCCCGACAGGATGCCGTTGGCATCGGTCAGCGCCACGCGATCGCAACGCTCGGCCTCCCAGGGCAGATAGGTACGCAGGATGCGCAGGCTCTCCTCGAGGTGTGCTTCCGGCGTGCGCGCTTCGGACCAGCGGTCCATGTCGCCGCCCGGTACCCCTTCGAACACCATGATCTCGCATGGCCCGGATAGCGTAAGTGCTGGGAACACGAAGTACTCCCCTACCCCCGGGATGAGGTTGAAGCAAACCCGCGAGAAGGGTGTGCGCGGCAACATGCCGGTGACGTACGTCAGCGCCAGCGCGCGTTGTGGCGCGCTGAAAGGGCTGCGTGCGGCGTCGCGCTCGAAGCGGCTGACGATCTCCCCCTTGCCGGCGGCCAGCAGCACCAGGTCGTGGTCGAGCGTCAGGGCTTCCAACTCATTCAGCCCAACATCGACAATGCGCAGATCGCCGCCGCGTTCGACAAAGGCATCCATCCACGCCGGCATCTTCAGGCGCTGGTCCACTGCCTGCGCCACGCGGTCCAGCGGGGCCGCCCAGTCGATCAGCTTCTCGCCGCGCCGTTCCGGATGGGGAATGGCCAGGCCGATACCTTCCACGGGCGGGCACGCTTCCTCCCACCAGTTGAGATCGAGATCGCGCTCGGTCTGCAGCGCGCGGTCGAACATGCATTGGCTGGACATCACCTTGCCCGCGCGAATCTGGTCCGCGGTGCGATTAGACAGCAATGTCACCCGATAGCCTCTGGCCTGCAGCCCCAGGGCCATCTGTAATCCGGACTGGCCGGCACCGACGATGGCAATACGTTGGCTCATGGTTGTCTCCGTGATCTGTTTTCGGAAGGCGATTCAGCCAGCCAGCTTGCCGATGGCCGGGACGTTCTGTTCAGGGCCCATGGCGGCGTATCCGCCATCCACCGCGTAGTCCGCTCCGGTGACGAAGCTGGCGTGATCCGAGCAGAGAAACAGGACCACCTGTGCGACCTCGTCCGGCTCGCCAACGCGGCCGAGCATGTGGAAGGGCGCGGCCACGGCATCGGTGCGCGCGCGGTTGCCACCGCTGACTTCGTCCATCAGCCGGCACCAGGTCCATCCCGGTGAGACGGCATTGACGCGGATGCGGTCCGGCGCGAGGTCCATCGCCATGCTGCGCGTCAGTTGCGCCATGGCGGCCTTGGATACTGGATAGAGCCAGCGCCCGGTCTGCGCGACCCGCGCCGAGATGCTGGTGAAATTGACGATGGCACCGCCGCCACGCGTGCGCATGTGCGGGTGCACGGCCTGCGCCAGCATGACGCCGGACACCACGTTCACATCGAGTGCCGCCAGCCAGTCAGCGCGGGAAGAGCGAAAGCCATCATCCAGATAGGTGCAGGCCAGGTTGACCAGAAAATCCACGCCGCCGAATCGGCTGACCACCTGCGCCACCGCGCTGCGGACCTGATCGTCCTGGGTGATGTCGGTGGGCACGAACATGGCCATCGGTCCCAACAACGCCGCCACGCGCTCGCCGCCGGCGGCGTCGATATCGAGAATCGCCACGCGGGTGCCCGCTTCGGCAAATGCGCGGGCAACCCCCGCGCCGATCAGTGTGGCGCCGCCTGTGACGATGGCTACCTTGTCCTGCAAGCCTTGCATGATGGTGTCTCCTCGGTTGATGTGCGGGGCGGCCTCTGACGTGCCGTCCCCGCGTTCCGCCCGTTCCGCAACGTGGGCCGGGGGCGTTACTTGCCTTCGCTCTCGCTCCAGCGCGCCATCAGCGTGTTGGATGGCAGGGTTTCGTCCAGCAGCTTGCGTGCCGTCTCGACTCCGGCCACGGGTAGCCCCTTGGGATCGAGCAGGCCGACCTGTACCAGCACGCTGGCCTGGTCCCAGTAGATATGCTCGTGATAGAGCTTGTCGCCACGGAACTTGATGATGGCGATCAGCGGGATCTCTACGCGCTTGCCGGTTGGAGGCACGCCGGGGAGCATCCAGTCGATCTCGCAGGTGTGGGTAAAGCAGAAGAGGATCTCGTCCACTACCTGGCTGGCGCCGATCGTGCGGGACAGCGGAATCAGCGTGGTGTCGGGCGGATTGCTGTGGACGAAGTGGTGCTGGTAGAAGCGCTTGAGCTGCCGGTAGCCCACGCCACCGGTCATCGTCGGGATGTGGTTGACGTATGGCTCGGCCACCATCGTCGCCATCGTGGCATCGACATCGCGCGTGGCGAATTCGTACTCGCAATGCTTATCCCACAGCGCGGAGAAATCGTAGTGCGGGCCCATCTCGGCGCGGAACGCCGCGATCGAACGCTGGTGCGCCATCAGGGCCGAGGCCTTGTCGAAGTGCTCGCCGCCGGTGCGCGCGAACGCGTGATCCATCCCCGGATAGACGTACAGTTCGACACCGGGTTGGCCGGACAGCGCTTCGCGGATGCTCGCCTGCGCCTCGGGCGGGCAGAAGCCATCGCGCTCGGCGACATGCAGTACCAGCCGGCCACGGATGTTTCTGGCCTCGCCAAGCGCGCGCTCGATACCAACCCCGTAGTAGCCGACGGCACAGGCTACGTCCGGCAGTCGGCACGCCGCCAGATAGGCCAGCTTGCCGCCGAGGCAGAAGCCGAGCACACCGGTCTGGCCAGCGCATTCGGGGCGTTGGCGTAGCGTGGCGAGAGCGGCGCCGACGTCCTGCACGCCCTTATCTTCGTCAAATTGCTGGTACAAGCCGAGTGCACGCTGGAAGTCCGCCCCACGGTCGGATAGCTCGATCCCGTGCTCGATGCGCCAGAACAGATCCGGCACCAGCACGGTATAGCCTTCCTCGGCATAGTAGTCGGCCACCTGCCGCATGGTGGCATTGACGCCGAAGATCTCCTGGCACAGCACGATGCCAGGGCCCTTGCCTCCTGCCGGAGTGGCGAGATAGCCACTGAAGTTGCCGTCCTGGGTCTGGATCTGGATAGTCTGGCCCATGCCTTTTGCTCCTGTATGTTTTGTGGGTATGGCCGCCGTGCGTGCCCCGCCGTTGCCTTCATGATCGGAGACCCGCACCGCAGCAAACTAGCCACCTAGTGCAGCGGCTATCCGATTAGTGCAGGAAAGTGTGTCCCCGTTCAAGGGGGACGTTGGGGCCGGGGACGAATCCGCTATAGTGGTGCGCAGCGAATCAGCCGCTGCGCACTGTGCCAGCCGGCTGACAACAGCCGGAATCACGCGGCGCGCACGTTCGGTCAAGGTGGCGATCCACCGGCAGAAGCGGCAGCGCCCGGGCCGGCCCCGCCAGGAGCGAGACATGCCGCAGATGCCCCCCACTGCCCCGGCCATGGTGCCGCTGGCAGGTGCCCTGCTTCACGACACCGGCCGTCTGGTGTTCGATTCGGACGACCTCGACACCACGCGTGCACGGGTTGCGTCGGTCTTCAAGCCCCATCGACTCACCCTGCATGGCAATGCTCTGCGTGCGCGAATGCATCACGTGCCCGTGGGGGCAGTGTCCTTCAACCGGCTCAGTTACGGCGGAGACGTGACAATCGACCCAGGCCCGCTCGGCGATTTCTTGCTGATACAGATGCCGATGGCTGGCCAGGCGGATATTCACTGCGGCGGGCAGCACGTTGTCTCGGATTCGGAATGCGCCTCGGTGCTGACGCCGAGCGAACCCCTGCGGATGCGATGGAGCGCCGACAACGACCAACTCATCGTACGCATCGAACGCAGCGCGCTGGAACGCGTTTGCGCGGCATATCTGGGCCGGCGACCGAACCAGCCGCTGCGCTTCCAGCTCGGCATGGCCTGGCGCAACACGGGGTGGCAGTCGCTCGTCCAGTATCTTGCCGACACCTTGAACCACGCGCCGCAAACCGCGAGCCACCCGCTAACTGCCTGCCAGCTCGAGCAGTTGGCAATCGGCACATTGCTGACGTTCCAGCCGCACAGCCTGTCCGACGTGTTACGCGAACACGGCAAGCCGCTGGCGCCAAGGCACGTGAAGGTTGTCGAGGAATACATCCATGCCCACGCCGATGCAGCGGTGACGCCCGCGCTGCTCGCCGAGATGGCGGGGGTCAGTCTGCGCAGCCTGTATGCGGGATTCCGCGAGCATCGGGGCCTGAGCCCGATGACCTATCTGCGCACGGTCCGCCTGGAACGGGTGAGGCAGGATCTGCTCAATGACGCATCGCTGTCTTCGGTAACGGCCGCCGCGTTGCGCTGGGGCTTTGCTCACCTGGGGCGATTCAGCGTCGAATACCGGCGTGCGTTTGGGGAGTGCCCGGGAGAGACCTTGCGACGACGCGGTCGGGGCTGAGCCAGGCAAGAAACCGGGTCACCACAAAACAAAAACGGCGAACCGAAGTTCGCCGTTTTGCTGCAACAGGCCGCCGATGCGGCCCGAAACATATTTACACCTTGATCTCGACGTCCACGCCTGCCGGCAGGTCGAGCTTCATCAGCGCGTCGACGGTCTTATCGGTCGGGTCGACGATGTCCATCAGGCGCTGGTGAGTGCGGATCTCGAACTGATCGCGGCTGGTCTTGTTGACGTGCGGCGAACGCAGGATGTCGAAGCGCTGGATACGGGTCGGCAGGGGCACGGGACCCTTGACGATAGCACCGGTACGCTTGGCGGTATCCACGATTTCGGCTGCCGACTGGTCGATCAGGCGATAGTCGAAAGCCTTCAGGCGGATACGGATCTTCTGGTTCTGCATGATTGTTCCTTAAAAGAGCGATGGGCTAGTGGCCCGGATAAAAGGGGACATGCCCGCGGGCATGTCCCAGGAAGATTGCTTAGTCGAGGATCTTTGCCACAACGCCGGCGCCGACGGTACGGCCACCTTCGCGGATAGCGAAGCGCAGACCTTCTTCCATGGCGATCGGGGCGATCAGCTTGACGGTGATCGACACGTTGTCACCCGGCATCACCATTTCCTTGTCCTGCGGCAGCTCGATCGAGCCGGTCACGTCGGTCGTACGGAAATAGAACTGCGGGCGGTAGTTGTTGAAGAACGGCGTGTGACGACCACCTTCGTCCTTCGACAGAATGTACACCTCACCCGTGAAGTGCGTGTGCGGCTTGATCGAGCCCGGCTTGCACAGAACTTGACCACGCTCCACGTCTTCGCGCTTCGTGCCGCGCAGCAGCAGACCAACGTTGTCACCAGCCTGGCCTTGATCCAGCAGCTTGCGGAACATTTCCACGCCCGTGCAAGTCGTCTTCACCGTCGGGCGGATACCCACGATTTCGATTTCTTCACCGACCTTGATCACGCCACGCTCGATACGACCGGTCACCACGGTACCGCGGCCCGAGATCGAGAACACGTCTTCCACCGGCATCAGGAACGTACCGTCCACAGCGCGCTCCGGCGTCGGGATGTACGTGTCCAGCGCGTCGGCCAGGTTCATGATCGCCACTTCACCCAGTTCGCCCTTGTCGCCTTCCAGCGCCAGCTTGGCCGAACCCTTGATGATCGGCGTGTCGTCGCCCGGGAATTCGTACTTCGACAGCAGCTCGCGCACTTCCATTTCCACCAGCTCGAGCAGCTCGGCGTCGTCCACCATGTCGCACTTGTTCAGGAACACGATGATGTACGGCACGCCAACCTGACGGGCCAGCAGGATGTGCTCACGCGTCTGCGGCATCGGGCCGTCAGCGGCCGAGCACACCAGAATCGCGCCGTCCATCTGCGCAGCGCCCGTGATCATGTTCTTCACATAGTCAGCGTGGCCCGGGCAGTCAACGTGGGCGTAGTGACGGTTGGCCGTCTCGTATTCCACGTGCGCGGTGTTGATCGTGATGCCGCGTGCCTTCTCTTCCGGCGCTGCGTCGATTTCGTCGTACTTCTTGGCTGCGCCACCGAACTTGGCTGCCAGCACCGTGGCAATCGCTGCCGTCAGCGTCGTCTTGCCGTGGTCAACGTGACCAATCGTACCTACGTTCACGTGCGGCTTGGTCCGCTCGAACTTTTCCTTTGCCATGTTTCAGCTCCTAATGGAATACAGTCTGATTCGATTCTTTACACCGCCACGCAGATCATGCGTGGCGGTACAGCGTTTTATTGCTTGCCCTTGGCCGTCATCACAGCTTCGGCGATGTTCTTCGGTGCCTCAGCGTAGTGCTTGAATTCCATGGTGTACGTGGCGCGGCCTTGCGTGGCCGAACGCAGCGCGGTCGAGTAACCGAACATTTCCGACAGCGGGACTTCGGCCTTGATGATCTTGCCGCCGCCCACCATGTCGTCCATGCCCTGCACGATGCCGCGGCGGGACGACAAGTCGCCCATCACGGTACCCGTGTAGTCTTCCGGCGTTTCCACTTCCACGGCCATCATCGGCTCGAGCAGAACCGGGCTGGCCTTGCGCATGGCTTCCTTGAAAGCCATCGAGCCGGCCATGCGGAACGCGTTTTCGTTCGAGTCCACATCGTGGTACGAACCGAACGTCAGCGTGACCTTCACGTCCACCACCGGGAAGCCAGCCAGGATACCGGCCGGCAGCGTGTCGACGATACCCTTCTCGACCGCCGGGATGTATTCGCGAGGAATCACACCGCCCTTGATGGCGTCGATGAATTCGAAGCCCTTGCCCGGCTCTTGCGGTTCCAGCGTGATCACGGCGTGACCGTACTGGCCGCGGCCGCCCGACTGCTTGACGAACTTGCCTTCGACGTCCTCGGCCTTCTTGCGAATGGTTTCGCGGTAGGCAACCTGCGGCGCGCCGATGTTGGCTTCCACGCCGAATTCGCGCTTCATGCGGTCGACCAGAATTTCGAGGTGGAGCTCGCCCATGCCCGAAATGATGGTCTGGCCCGATTCTTCATCGGTACGCACGCGGAACGACGGATCTTCAGCGGCCAGGCGGTTCAGGGCGATGCCCATCTTTTCCTGGTCAGCCTTGGTCTTCGGCTCGACAGCCTGCGAGATCACCGGCTCCGGGAACACCATGCGCTCGAGCACGATCGGGGCAGCGGGGTCGCACAGCGTGTCACCCGTGGTGGCGTCCTTCAGGCCCACCGCGGCGGCGATGTCACCGGCCAGCACTTCCTTGATTTCTTCGCGCTGGTTGGCGTGCATCTGCAGAATACGGCCCAGACGCTCCTTCTTCTGCTTCACCGGGTTGTACACGGTGTCGCCCGAATTGATCTTGCCCGAGTACACGCGGAAGAAAATCAGCTGACCAACGAACGGGTCGGTCATGATCTTGAACGCCAGCGCCGAGAACTTCTCGTTGTCGTCAGCCTTGCGCTCGAGCTTCTTCTCGTCGTCGCTTTCGTCCACGCCCTTGACCGGCGGAATATCAACCGGCGACGGCAGGAAGTCGATCACGGCGTCGAGCATACGCTGCACGCCCTTGTTCTTGAACGCGGTGCCGCACAGCATCGGCTGGATTTCGCAGGCGATGGTACGGTCACGCAGCGCCTTCACGATCTCGGCGCGGGTCAGCTCTTCGCCGCCCAGGTACTTTTCCATCAGCTCTTCGCTGGCTTCGGCGGCGGACTCAACCATCTTCTCGCGCCATTCGTCAGCGGTAGCTTGCAGTTCGGCCGGGATGTCCTGGTACTCGAACTTCACGCCCTGGCTGGCTTCGTCCCAGACGATCGCCTTCATTTCCAGCAGGTCGACAACGCCCTGGAAGCCGTCTTCAGCGCCGATCGGCACCACGACGGGCACCGGGTTGGCCTTCAGGCGGGTCTTCAGCTGGTCGTAGACCTTGAAGAAGTTCGCGCCGGTACGGTCCATCTTGTTGACGAACGCCAGACGCGGCACGCCGTACTTGTTGGCCTGACGCCAGACGGTTTCCGACTGGGGCTGCACGCCACCCACTGCGCAGTAGACCATGCAGGCGCCATCCAGCACGCGCATGGAGCGCTCCACCTCGATGGTGAAGTCCACGTGGCCCGGGGTGTCGATGATGTTGAAGCGGTGCTCGGGGTAGTTGCCGCCCATGCCCTTCCAGAAGGCGGTGGTCGCAGCAGACGTGATGGTGATGCCGCGCTCCTGCTCCTGCTCCATCCAGTCCATGGTGGCCGCGCCATCATGCACTTCACCGATCTTGTGGTTCACACCGGTGTAGAACAGGATCCGCTCGGTCGTGGTGGTTTTACCCGCGTCAATGTGAGCCGAAATACCGATGTTACGGTAGCGCTCAATAGGAGTCTTACGAGCCACTTTAATCCTCTATTCGTCCATGAGGCGCAGAAATCTCATGGTCTGCGCCCTTAACACAAACGGGCGAGATGTGTAAAAACACAGC is part of the Cupriavidus metallidurans CH34 genome and harbors:
- a CDS encoding SDR family oxidoreductase, whose protein sequence is MQGLQDKVAIVTGGATLIGAGVARAFAEAGTRVAILDIDAAGGERVAALLGPMAMFVPTDITQDDQVRSAVAQVVSRFGGVDFLVNLACTYLDDGFRSSRADWLAALDVNVVSGVMLAQAVHPHMRTRGGGAIVNFTSISARVAQTGRWLYPVSKAAMAQLTRSMAMDLAPDRIRVNAVSPGWTWCRLMDEVSGGNRARTDAVAAPFHMLGRVGEPDEVAQVVLFLCSDHASFVTGADYAVDGGYAAMGPEQNVPAIGKLAG
- a CDS encoding AraC family transcriptional regulator → MPQMPPTAPAMVPLAGALLHDTGRLVFDSDDLDTTRARVASVFKPHRLTLHGNALRARMHHVPVGAVSFNRLSYGGDVTIDPGPLGDFLLIQMPMAGQADIHCGGQHVVSDSECASVLTPSEPLRMRWSADNDQLIVRIERSALERVCAAYLGRRPNQPLRFQLGMAWRNTGWQSLVQYLADTLNHAPQTASHPLTACQLEQLAIGTLLTFQPHSLSDVLREHGKPLAPRHVKVVEEYIHAHADAAVTPALLAEMAGVSLRSLYAGFREHRGLSPMTYLRTVRLERVRQDLLNDASLSSVTAAALRWGFAHLGRFSVEYRRAFGECPGETLRRRGRG
- a CDS encoding styrene monooxygenase/indole monooxygenase family protein, yielding MSQRIAIVGAGQSGLQMALGLQARGYRVTLLSNRTADQIRAGKVMSSQCMFDRALQTERDLDLNWWEEACPPVEGIGLAIPHPERRGEKLIDWAAPLDRVAQAVDQRLKMPAWMDAFVERGGDLRIVDVGLNELEALTLDHDLVLLAAGKGEIVSRFERDAARSPFSAPQRALALTYVTGMLPRTPFSRVCFNLIPGVGEYFVFPALTLSGPCEIMVFEGVPGGDMDRWSEARTPEAHLEESLRILRTYLPWEAERCDRVALTDANGILSGRFAPTVRKPVLTLPSGRLVFGMADAVVVNDPITGQGSNNAAKCCKVYLDAILARDGLPYDADWMNQTFERYWAYAGDVVNWTNSLLTPPPPHILGLLGAAGQSPALAARIANGFDNPPDFFPWWSDPLACQQLIDQQLAKAA
- the rpsJ gene encoding 30S ribosomal protein S10, which produces MQNQKIRIRLKAFDYRLIDQSAAEIVDTAKRTGAIVKGPVPLPTRIQRFDILRSPHVNKTSRDQFEIRTHQRLMDIVDPTDKTVDALMKLDLPAGVDVEIKV
- a CDS encoding dienelactone hydrolase family protein, which gives rise to MGQTIQIQTQDGNFSGYLATPAGGKGPGIVLCQEIFGVNATMRQVADYYAEEGYTVLVPDLFWRIEHGIELSDRGADFQRALGLYQQFDEDKGVQDVGAALATLRQRPECAGQTGVLGFCLGGKLAYLAACRLPDVACAVGYYGVGIERALGEARNIRGRLVLHVAERDGFCPPEAQASIREALSGQPGVELYVYPGMDHAFARTGGEHFDKASALMAHQRSIAAFRAEMGPHYDFSALWDKHCEYEFATRDVDATMATMVAEPYVNHIPTMTGGVGYRQLKRFYQHHFVHSNPPDTTLIPLSRTIGASQVVDEILFCFTHTCEIDWMLPGVPPTGKRVEIPLIAIIKFRGDKLYHEHIYWDQASVLVQVGLLDPKGLPVAGVETARKLLDETLPSNTLMARWSESEGK
- the tuf gene encoding elongation factor Tu, with product MAKEKFERTKPHVNVGTIGHVDHGKTTLTAAIATVLAAKFGGAAKKYDEIDAAPEEKARGITINTAHVEYETANRHYAHVDCPGHADYVKNMITGAAQMDGAILVCSAADGPMPQTREHILLARQVGVPYIIVFLNKCDMVDDAELLELVEMEVRELLSKYEFPGDDTPIIKGSAKLALEGDKGELGEVAIMNLADALDTYIPTPERAVDGTFLMPVEDVFSISGRGTVVTGRIERGVIKVGEEIEIVGIRPTVKTTCTGVEMFRKLLDQGQAGDNVGLLLRGTKREDVERGQVLCKPGSIKPHTHFTGEVYILSKDEGGRHTPFFNNYRPQFYFRTTDVTGSIELPQDKEMVMPGDNVSITVKLIAPIAMEEGLRFAIREGGRTVGAGVVAKILD